Proteins co-encoded in one Paraburkholderia terrae genomic window:
- a CDS encoding EVE domain-containing protein, with translation MRYWLMKSEPDEASIDDLANAPQRTLPWTGVRNYQARNFMRDIMKTGDGVLFYHSSCPEPGIAGIAEVSSTPYPDPTQFDPKSPYYDEKSTQETPRWTLVDVVFKKKIKLIPLAALREHPELADMRVLAKGNRLSITPVTEAEWAFITKQLAKRAA, from the coding sequence ATGCGCTACTGGCTGATGAAGTCCGAACCGGACGAAGCGAGCATCGACGATCTCGCGAATGCCCCGCAACGCACGCTGCCCTGGACGGGCGTGCGCAACTATCAGGCGCGCAACTTCATGCGCGACATCATGAAGACGGGCGACGGCGTGCTGTTCTATCACTCCAGTTGCCCTGAGCCGGGCATTGCGGGCATCGCCGAAGTATCGTCGACGCCCTACCCTGACCCTACCCAGTTCGATCCGAAGAGCCCGTACTACGACGAGAAGTCGACGCAGGAAACGCCGCGCTGGACGCTCGTCGATGTCGTGTTCAAGAAGAAGATCAAGTTGATTCCGTTGGCGGCGTTGCGCGAGCATCCCGAGCTTGCCGACATGCGTGTGCTCGCGAAGGGCAACCGTCTGTCGATCACGCCCGTTACGGAGGCGGAATGGGCGTTCATCACGAAGCAGCTTGCGAAGCGCGCTGCATGA